One window from the genome of Saprospiraceae bacterium encodes:
- a CDS encoding JAB domain-containing protein: MNTLWRVAEVQVKYRGKLSITNRPIIKGSQSAEEVFRANWSDNMALIEEFNVLFLNRANYVKGILRLSRGGITGTVADARILFAAALKGLATGIIVAHNHPSGCLKPSSQDVDLTRKLKHAGQLLDITLLDHIILVPNSGFYSFADEGML; encoded by the coding sequence ATGAATACGCTTTGGCGTGTGGCAGAAGTGCAAGTTAAGTACCGAGGCAAGTTAAGCATTACCAATCGGCCTATAATTAAAGGTTCACAATCGGCGGAAGAAGTATTTCGTGCAAATTGGAGCGATAACATGGCATTGATTGAAGAATTCAATGTTTTGTTTCTCAATAGAGCTAATTATGTAAAAGGCATTCTCCGATTAAGCCGTGGAGGTATTACCGGAACCGTTGCAGATGCTCGTATTCTCTTTGCGGCAGCATTAAAAGGTTTAGCAACTGGAATAATTGTAGCTCACAATCATCCTTCAGGCTGTCTTAAACCTAGTTCACAGGATGTTGACCTGACTCGAAAGTTAAAGCACGCTGGACAACTTCTTGATATAACACTTTTGGATCACATCATCCTTGTGCCGAATTCCGGCTTCTATTCCTTCGCGGACGAGGGAATGCTCTAA
- a CDS encoding DUF1738 domain-containing protein, which produces MKNSVTTEATTITSNLYEEVTNKIILLIEHGVAPWRRTWSTYGLARNYGTDHIYTGINLILMNNTMHPIPYFLTFNQVKEQGGSIKKDAKAEKVIYFDVYYKDGNDKTLTKEEATIRRRNGEEIQILKFIKYYNVFNLEDIEGFEFQIPEIELKPNEKIARCESIIENMPKRPELRQINANRACYAPELDFVNMPSIEQFESAEYYYSTFFHELVHSTGHASRLAREEVMNPQKFGGIPYSKEELIAEMGASFLCSSVQIDYDNIVENNVAYLAGWLKVLKEDSKFIFKVAADAQKAADYILNRRQLKGE; this is translated from the coding sequence ATGAAAAATTCAGTAACTACTGAAGCAACCACTATTACTTCAAATCTTTATGAAGAAGTAACCAACAAAATCATTTTATTGATTGAGCACGGTGTAGCACCATGGCGTAGAACATGGAGCACCTATGGACTGGCTCGTAATTATGGTACAGATCATATTTACACAGGTATCAATCTGATCCTAATGAACAACACCATGCATCCAATCCCATATTTCTTAACCTTTAATCAGGTTAAGGAACAAGGTGGAAGTATAAAGAAGGATGCAAAAGCAGAGAAAGTCATTTACTTCGATGTGTATTACAAAGATGGAAATGACAAGACATTGACTAAGGAAGAAGCAACTATACGTCGAAGGAATGGAGAAGAAATTCAGATTCTAAAGTTCATCAAGTATTACAATGTATTTAATCTTGAGGACATAGAAGGATTTGAATTTCAGATTCCGGAAATTGAGCTTAAGCCAAATGAGAAAATAGCCAGATGTGAGTCAATCATCGAGAACATGCCTAAAAGGCCGGAATTGAGGCAAATCAACGCAAATAGGGCATGTTATGCACCAGAGCTTGATTTTGTAAATATGCCTTCCATTGAGCAGTTTGAATCAGCAGAGTACTACTACTCAACATTCTTTCATGAACTTGTCCACTCAACCGGTCATGCTTCACGTCTTGCAAGAGAAGAAGTAATGAATCCACAAAAATTTGGAGGCATACCATATAGCAAAGAAGAATTGATAGCAGAAATGGGCGCATCTTTTCTCTGTTCAAGTGTACAGATTGATTATGACAACATTGTCGAAAACAATGTAGCATATCTCGCTGGATGGTTGAAGGTGCTCAAAGAAGATAGCAAGTTCATTTTTAAAGTTGCTGCTGATGCACAGAAGGCGGCAGACTACATTTTAAACCGGAGACAGTTGAAAGGCGAATAA